A single genomic interval of Celeribacter indicus harbors:
- a CDS encoding catalase produces MSSEKTQSGIEMTTGSGGEPQQRGGEPLTTNHGVPIPDNQNSLKSGERGPTLLEDFVLREKIFHFDHERIPERIVHARGTGAHGYFECTDPIPELTMAQPFQKKGMKVPVFVRFSTVAGSKGSKDTPRDVRGFAVKFYTEDGNWDLVGNNIPVFFIQDAMKFPDLIHSVKPESDRGFPQAASAHDTFWDFISLSPESMHMMMWLMSDRAIPRSFRMMDGFGVHTFRFVNASGEATFVKFHWRAKLRAQSVLWDEAVKISGADPDYNRRDLFEAITMGDCPEWELGVQVFDEDWAAEQPYDVLDATKLVPEEDIPLRIVGRMVLDRYPDNFFAETEQVAFLPSNVIPGIDFTEDPLLQGRLFSYLDTQKSRLGTTNFHQIPVNAPKCPMHNFQRDGMMQTYVHTGRANYEPNSLYKAGEETGPRPADHHFATYPDAEDHGPKRRLRAETFADHYSQARQFYRSQTPPEQDHIVAAITFELSKVDLDHVRVQALSHLRNVDEDMAARIAKGIGIDLPDAATPAKAPFDAQISDALSIHKTATDEPMGRMVGVLVTDGTEDAQVEAIRSAAEAAGVRVQIVAEKRGGVTLESGTHLMADGQLAGTPSVMFDAVAILPSEEGAKDLAKLAPAKDFAADAFAHLKAIVVSAPAKALLEAVDAEPDDFVFMAEDDPAACVEHAHERLWSREAMVNPAP; encoded by the coding sequence ATGTCATCCGAGAAGACCCAGTCCGGGATCGAAATGACCACCGGATCAGGCGGCGAACCGCAGCAGCGGGGCGGGGAGCCCCTGACCACCAATCACGGCGTTCCCATTCCCGACAACCAGAACAGCCTCAAGTCCGGGGAACGCGGGCCGACGCTGCTCGAGGATTTCGTCCTGCGCGAAAAGATCTTCCACTTCGATCACGAGCGCATTCCCGAACGCATCGTCCACGCCCGCGGCACGGGGGCGCACGGCTATTTCGAATGCACCGATCCGATCCCCGAGCTGACCATGGCCCAGCCGTTTCAGAAGAAGGGCATGAAAGTGCCGGTCTTCGTCCGCTTCTCGACCGTCGCGGGCTCGAAAGGGTCGAAGGACACGCCCCGCGACGTGCGGGGCTTTGCGGTGAAATTCTATACGGAGGATGGCAACTGGGATCTCGTCGGCAACAACATTCCCGTGTTCTTCATCCAGGATGCGATGAAGTTCCCCGATCTCATCCATTCGGTGAAACCCGAATCCGATCGCGGTTTTCCGCAGGCCGCCTCGGCGCATGACACGTTCTGGGATTTCATCTCGCTCAGCCCGGAATCGATGCATATGATGATGTGGCTCATGTCGGACCGCGCCATCCCGCGCAGCTTCCGCATGATGGACGGATTCGGCGTTCACACCTTCCGCTTCGTCAACGCCTCGGGCGAGGCGACATTCGTCAAGTTCCACTGGCGGGCAAAGCTCCGCGCTCAATCGGTGCTCTGGGATGAGGCGGTGAAGATCTCCGGCGCGGATCCCGACTACAACCGCCGTGATCTCTTCGAGGCGATCACCATGGGGGACTGTCCGGAATGGGAGCTCGGCGTCCAGGTTTTCGACGAGGACTGGGCGGCGGAGCAGCCCTATGACGTGCTCGACGCGACAAAGCTCGTCCCCGAGGAGGACATCCCCCTGCGCATCGTCGGGCGCATGGTGCTCGACCGCTATCCCGACAACTTCTTCGCGGAGACGGAGCAGGTCGCCTTCCTGCCCTCGAATGTCATTCCCGGCATCGACTTTACCGAGGACCCGCTCCTGCAAGGGCGGCTGTTCTCCTATCTCGACACGCAGAAATCCCGGCTCGGCACGACCAATTTCCACCAGATCCCGGTCAACGCGCCGAAATGCCCGATGCACAATTTCCAGCGCGACGGGATGATGCAGACATATGTCCACACCGGCCGGGCAAATTACGAGCCGAACAGCCTCTACAAGGCAGGCGAGGAGACCGGCCCACGGCCGGCGGACCATCATTTCGCGACCTATCCCGATGCGGAGGATCACGGCCCGAAACGCCGCCTGCGTGCGGAGACCTTCGCCGATCACTACAGCCAGGCGCGGCAATTCTACCGCAGCCAGACGCCGCCCGAACAGGATCACATCGTGGCCGCGATCACTTTCGAACTGTCGAAGGTCGATCTCGATCATGTGCGGGTGCAGGCGCTGTCGCATCTGCGCAACGTCGACGAGGACATGGCCGCGCGCATCGCAAAGGGGATCGGGATCGACCTGCCCGACGCGGCGACACCCGCCAAGGCGCCGTTCGACGCGCAGATTTCCGATGCCCTGTCGATCCACAAGACCGCGACGGACGAGCCGATGGGGCGGATGGTCGGTGTGCTCGTGACCGACGGCACGGAGGATGCGCAGGTGGAGGCGATTCGCTCCGCCGCCGAGGCGGCGGGTGTGCGGGTCCAGATCGTCGCGGAGAAACGCGGTGGCGTGACGCTTGAATCGGGCACGCATCTGATGGCCGATGGACAGCTTGCCGGGACACCCTCCGTGATGTTCGACGCGGTCGCGATCCTACCCTCGGAGGAGGGGGCGAAGGATCTCGCCAAGCTCGCCCCGGCAAAGGATTTCGCCGCCGATGCCTTCGCG
- a CDS encoding oligopeptide/dipeptide ABC transporter ATP-binding protein — MSRPLLEVRDVRVSFDIRRPSDLPWTPPAQLHAVNGVSFTLARGQTLGIVGESGCGKSTLARALIRMLPATGQVLWEDGTDLLTLGPRQMLRYRSEIQMIFQDPLASLNPRMTVGEIIAEPLRTHRPKMGAKERRAKVREVMERVGLLPNQINRYPHEFSGGQCQRIGIARALVVEPKLLICDEPVSALDVSIQAQVIGLLEELRRDLGLTIIFIAHDLSVVKHLSDEVMVLYLGRMMEKASSDALFADPRHPYTQALLSAVPVPDPKVERGKKIISLAGDLPSPMNPPSGCVFRTRCPLAQPVCETQPPEELRGDHRTSCHFAGMPVPAE; from the coding sequence ATGAGCCGCCCGCTTCTCGAGGTCCGCGATGTGCGGGTCAGCTTCGACATCCGCCGCCCCTCCGACCTGCCCTGGACGCCGCCGGCGCAGCTTCATGCCGTCAATGGCGTGAGCTTCACCCTCGCGCGCGGACAGACGCTCGGCATCGTCGGGGAATCGGGCTGCGGGAAATCCACCCTCGCCCGTGCGCTCATCCGCATGCTGCCCGCGACGGGACAGGTGCTTTGGGAGGATGGCACGGATCTCCTGACGCTCGGCCCGCGCCAGATGCTCAGATACCGTTCCGAGATCCAGATGATCTTTCAGGATCCGCTCGCCTCGCTCAACCCGCGCATGACGGTGGGGGAGATCATTGCCGAACCGCTGCGTACCCACCGCCCGAAGATGGGCGCGAAGGAGCGGCGCGCGAAGGTGCGCGAGGTGATGGAGCGGGTGGGGCTCCTGCCGAACCAGATCAACCGCTATCCGCACGAATTCTCCGGCGGCCAGTGCCAGCGGATCGGCATCGCCCGCGCGCTGGTGGTCGAGCCGAAGCTCCTGATCTGCGACGAGCCCGTCTCCGCGCTCGACGTCTCCATCCAGGCGCAGGTGATCGGCCTGCTGGAGGAGTTGCGCCGCGATCTCGGGCTGACGATCATCTTCATCGCACATGACCTGTCGGTGGTGAAACACCTCTCCGACGAGGTGATGGTGCTCTATCTCGGGCGGATGATGGAAAAGGCATCTTCCGACGCGCTCTTCGCGGATCCGCGCCATCCCTATACGCAGGCCCTTCTCTCCGCCGTTCCGGTCCCCGATCCGAAGGTCGAGCGGGGCAAGAAGATCATCTCCCTCGCGGGGGATCTTCCCAGCCCGATGAACCCGCCCTCGGGCTGCGTGTTCCGCACGCGCTGTCCCCTGGCGCAGCCCGTCTGCGAAACGCAGCCTCCCGAGGAGCTGCGCGGGGATCATCGCACGAGCTGTCATTTCGCGGGCATGCCGGTCCCGGCCGAATAG
- a CDS encoding oligopeptide/dipeptide ABC transporter ATP-binding protein, with protein sequence MALLDVKNLTVRFETPEGDIHAVNGVSFSLEKGETLGIVGESGSGKSQLNFAILGLLARNGRAGGSVSFDGQDILNISERKLNRIRADRIAMVFQDPMTSLNPYMRISDQMTEVLRLHKGLTRREALAESVRMLDAVKIPDAKNRVRLYPHEFSGGMRQRVMIAMSLLCRPELLIADEPTTALDVTVQAQIMELLGELQRDFGMATILITHDLGVVAGFCERAIVMYGGRIMEEAAVDPLFERPTHPYTKGLLEAIPRVDEAQDSLRAIPGNPPNMAGVPVGCPFAPRCGYSDERCRRETPALLTEEGRARACFRPVAEVAA encoded by the coding sequence ATGGCACTTCTGGACGTCAAGAACCTGACCGTTCGCTTCGAAACGCCCGAGGGCGACATCCATGCCGTGAACGGCGTGAGCTTCTCGCTCGAGAAAGGCGAGACGCTCGGCATCGTCGGCGAATCCGGCTCGGGCAAGAGCCAGCTCAACTTCGCCATCCTCGGCCTCCTGGCGCGCAACGGGCGGGCCGGGGGATCGGTGAGCTTCGACGGGCAGGACATCCTCAACATCTCCGAGCGCAAGCTCAACAGGATCCGTGCGGACCGCATCGCGATGGTGTTTCAGGACCCGATGACCTCGCTCAACCCTTACATGCGCATCTCCGATCAGATGACGGAGGTGCTGCGGCTCCACAAGGGCCTGACCAGACGGGAGGCGCTGGCCGAGAGCGTGCGCATGCTCGACGCGGTGAAGATCCCCGACGCGAAGAACCGGGTGCGGCTCTATCCGCACGAATTCTCCGGCGGGATGCGTCAGCGGGTGATGATCGCCATGTCGCTCTTGTGCCGTCCCGAACTGCTCATCGCCGACGAGCCGACCACCGCGCTCGACGTGACGGTGCAGGCGCAGATCATGGAGCTTCTGGGCGAACTGCAACGCGATTTCGGCATGGCGACGATCCTGATCACCCATGACCTCGGCGTGGTGGCGGGGTTCTGCGAACGCGCCATCGTGATGTATGGCGGGCGGATCATGGAAGAGGCGGCGGTTGATCCGCTCTTCGAGCGTCCGACCCATCCCTATACCAAGGGCCTGCTCGAGGCGATTCCGCGGGTCGATGAGGCGCAGGACAGCTTGCGGGCCATCCCCGGCAATCCGCCCAATATGGCGGGCGTGCCCGTGGGGTGTCCGTTCGCGCCGCGCTGTGGCTATTCCGACGAGCGCTGCCGGCGCGAGACACCCGCGCTCCTGACCGAGGAGGGTCGCGCGCGTGCCTGTTTCCGTCCCGTCGCGGAGGTTGCCGCATGA
- a CDS encoding ABC transporter permease: MRSLADATAREEVAGRSLWADARRRFFRNRAALFGLFLLVFVVLFALFGNALARWSNEEIDFGVMGMVAQEGGPSLANGHYFGTDDLGRDLFARTVQGTQISLAVGIIGSAIAVIVGTLWGATAGYFGGRLDNLMMRAVDILLAIPYMFVLILLLVMYGRSITMLFVGVGLISWLEMSRIVRGQTLTLKNREYIEAARAIGVPAPVIIRRHILPNLIGVVTVFATLLVPNMILTESFISFLGLGVQEPMTSLGALISEGAGTINYGTYWQLAFPLFFFIVTLFGFFFVGDGLRDALDPKDR; the protein is encoded by the coding sequence ATGCGATCCCTGGCCGACGCCACCGCGCGCGAGGAGGTGGCGGGCCGCTCGCTCTGGGCTGATGCGCGGCGGCGCTTCTTTCGCAACAGGGCGGCGCTGTTCGGGCTTTTCCTGCTCGTCTTCGTCGTGCTCTTCGCGCTGTTCGGCAATGCACTCGCCCGGTGGAGCAACGAGGAAATCGACTTCGGCGTGATGGGCATGGTCGCGCAGGAGGGCGGGCCCTCGCTTGCCAACGGCCATTACTTCGGCACGGATGACCTGGGACGCGACCTCTTCGCGCGCACGGTGCAGGGCACGCAGATCTCGCTTGCGGTGGGCATCATCGGTTCGGCCATCGCGGTGATCGTCGGCACGCTCTGGGGCGCGACCGCGGGCTATTTCGGCGGACGGCTCGACAACCTGATGATGCGCGCCGTCGATATCCTGCTCGCCATTCCCTACATGTTCGTGCTGATCCTTCTGCTCGTGATGTATGGCCGCTCGATCACCATGCTCTTTGTCGGGGTCGGACTGATTTCGTGGCTCGAGATGAGCCGGATCGTCCGCGGGCAGACGCTGACGCTCAAGAACCGCGAATATATCGAGGCCGCGCGCGCCATCGGCGTGCCCGCGCCCGTCATCATCCGCCGGCATATCCTGCCGAACCTGATCGGTGTGGTGACGGTGTTCGCCACGCTTCTGGTGCCGAACATGATCCTCACGGAGAGTTTCATTTCCTTTCTCGGCCTCGGCGTGCAGGAACCCATGACCTCGCTGGGCGCGCTGATTTCCGAAGGTGCGGGGACGATCAACTACGGCACCTACTGGCAACTCGCCTTCCCCCTGTTTTTCTTCATCGTCACGCTGTTCGGCTTCTTCTTCGTCGGCGACGGGCTGCGCGACGCTCTGGACCCGAAGGACCGCTAG
- the oppB gene encoding oligopeptide ABC transporter permease OppB, translated as MTVYILKRLAIAIPTLLLLIIFSFLLMHAAPGGPFTQERQLPAQVLANLNAKYGLDQPLWKQITTYIWGIVAHFDFGPSFVYKDRTVNEIIAQGFPVTLTYGAVSFVLAVLVGVTLGAVAAVRHNSILDYFAVGISIGAQVLPNFVMAPILVIVFTLMLGWLPGGGWRFTDPSYWIMPVIALSTSYMASIARIMRSSMLEVLNSNHIRTARAKGLPAHRVILRHALKPALLPVISYLGPAFVAMITGSVIVDIYFSTGGIGKAFVDSALNRDYAVMMGVTILVGALTILFNLLVDIVYGWIDPKIRY; from the coding sequence ATGACCGTCTATATTCTCAAGCGTCTGGCGATCGCCATTCCGACGCTGCTCCTGCTGATCATCTTCTCCTTCCTGCTGATGCACGCGGCTCCCGGCGGGCCGTTCACGCAGGAACGCCAGCTGCCCGCGCAGGTGCTTGCGAACCTCAACGCGAAATACGGTCTCGACCAGCCGCTGTGGAAGCAGATCACCACCTATATCTGGGGCATCGTGGCACATTTCGATTTCGGTCCCTCCTTCGTCTACAAGGACCGCACGGTGAACGAGATCATCGCGCAGGGCTTTCCGGTGACGCTGACCTACGGGGCGGTCTCCTTCGTGCTCGCGGTGCTCGTCGGTGTGACGCTCGGGGCGGTGGCGGCCGTCCGGCACAATTCGATCCTCGACTATTTCGCGGTCGGCATCTCCATCGGGGCGCAGGTGTTGCCGAATTTCGTCATGGCGCCGATCCTCGTCATCGTCTTCACGCTCATGCTCGGCTGGCTTCCGGGCGGCGGCTGGCGGTTTACCGATCCGTCTTACTGGATCATGCCGGTGATCGCGCTCTCGACCTCCTACATGGCCTCCATCGCACGGATCATGCGCTCCTCGATGCTCGAGGTGCTGAACTCCAACCACATCCGCACGGCGCGCGCCAAGGGGCTGCCGGCGCATCGCGTGATCCTGCGCCACGCGCTCAAGCCCGCGCTGCTGCCGGTGATCTCCTATCTCGGCCCGGCCTTCGTCGCGATGATCACGGGGTCGGTGATCGTGGACATCTATTTCTCCACCGGCGGCATCGGCAAGGCCTTCGTCGACAGCGCGCTCAACCGCGACTACGCGGTGATGATGGGCGTGACGATCCTCGTCGGCGCGCTCACCATCCTGTTCAACCTCCTCGTCGATATCGTCTACGGATGGATCGACCCGAAAATCCGGTATTGA
- a CDS encoding peptide ABC transporter substrate-binding protein — protein MKFTTALSALALLAATPAAFAANVPDGTQLSENQTYTFWLLDAIKSMDPQINTDVEGSDILRNLFEGLYNEDSDGNLVPGVALDHTLSEDGLTYTFNLRPEAVWSDGEPVTAQDFVYAWQRLVDPETASEYAWYMELMQVKNASAVTAGEVEPSELGVTALDDHTLEVTIATPLPYFPQMLVHGSTFPVRQDVIEEHGQNWTRPGNLIGNGAYTLTEHILGERVEMDKSDTYWDAGNTVMTHLTALTINDVNQALTRYLAGELDRVDIPAGQYPRLKEQYSDEAVSLPYSCSYIYMMNLSDKGPEALKDVRVRKALSYAMNRDVVVNNILQGGQHPAYNWTHWATAGFEMPEIDYAGWTQEERNEKARELLAEAGYGPDNPLSLTLNYNTSEDHKKIAIAAQQFFRPFGINLTLNNMEWKVHTDRMQNQDFDLARYAWCGDYNEASTYLDLLTSYSGHNSGEFFNDEYDALMAESKTAEDPQPLYTQAEQILAAEMPIIPIYHYAQVDMISSDIRGLPLDNVMQTWYGKDLYRVAE, from the coding sequence ATGAAATTCACCACAGCCCTGTCTGCGCTGGCCTTGCTCGCGGCAACTCCTGCCGCCTTTGCCGCGAATGTGCCCGACGGCACCCAGCTTTCCGAGAACCAGACCTATACATTCTGGCTGCTCGACGCGATCAAGTCGATGGATCCGCAGATCAACACCGATGTCGAGGGTTCCGATATCCTGCGCAACCTCTTCGAAGGGCTTTACAACGAGGACTCCGACGGCAATCTCGTGCCCGGCGTGGCGCTCGATCACACGCTGTCCGAGGATGGGCTGACCTATACGTTCAACCTGCGCCCGGAGGCGGTCTGGTCGGATGGCGAGCCGGTGACGGCGCAGGATTTCGTCTACGCCTGGCAACGTCTCGTGGATCCGGAGACGGCCTCGGAATACGCGTGGTACATGGAGCTCATGCAGGTGAAGAACGCCTCCGCGGTCACCGCGGGCGAGGTGGAGCCCTCCGAGCTCGGCGTGACGGCGCTCGACGATCACACGCTCGAGGTGACGATCGCGACCCCGCTGCCCTATTTCCCGCAGATGCTGGTGCATGGCTCGACCTTCCCGGTGCGCCAGGACGTGATCGAGGAGCATGGCCAGAACTGGACCCGGCCCGGCAATCTGATCGGCAACGGTGCCTATACGCTGACCGAGCATATCCTGGGCGAGCGGGTGGAGATGGACAAGTCCGACACCTATTGGGATGCCGGGAATACGGTCATGACCCATCTCACCGCGCTCACCATCAACGACGTCAATCAGGCGCTGACCCGCTATCTCGCCGGAGAGCTCGACCGGGTGGACATTCCTGCCGGTCAATATCCGCGTCTCAAGGAGCAATATTCCGATGAGGCGGTGTCGCTGCCCTATTCCTGTTCCTACATCTACATGATGAACCTGTCGGACAAGGGACCGGAGGCGCTGAAGGACGTGCGCGTGCGCAAGGCGCTGTCCTATGCGATGAACCGCGACGTCGTCGTCAACAACATCCTCCAGGGCGGCCAGCATCCCGCCTATAACTGGACGCACTGGGCGACTGCCGGTTTCGAGATGCCGGAGATCGACTACGCCGGCTGGACGCAGGAAGAGCGCAACGAGAAGGCGCGCGAGCTTCTGGCCGAGGCGGGCTACGGTCCCGACAATCCGCTGAGCCTGACGCTGAACTACAACACGTCGGAGGATCACAAGAAGATCGCCATCGCGGCGCAGCAGTTCTTCAGGCCCTTCGGCATCAACCTGACGCTCAACAACATGGAATGGAAGGTCCACACCGACCGGATGCAGAACCAGGATTTCGACCTGGCGCGCTACGCGTGGTGCGGCGACTACAACGAGGCCTCGACCTATCTCGACCTGCTGACCTCCTATTCGGGCCATAACAGCGGCGAATTCTTCAACGACGAATACGACGCGCTGATGGCGGAGTCGAAGACCGCCGAGGATCCGCAGCCGCTCTATACCCAGGCGGAACAGATTCTCGCGGCGGAAATGCCGATCATCCCGATCTATCACTATGCCCAGGTTGACATGATCTCGTCCGACATCAGGGGCCTGCCCTTGGACAATGTGATGCAGACCTGGTACGGCAAGGATCTTTACCGCGTCGCGGAATAA
- a CDS encoding ABC transporter ATP-binding protein, whose product MASIELRAVEKWFGTVQVIKGVDLRVEEGEFIIFVGPSGCGKSTLLRMIAGLEETSRGQILVGDRDATAEPPSKRGLAMVFQSYALYPHMSVRDNMGFALKAAGEPKDRIAAKVEEAARVLKLGDYLDRRPKDLSGGQRQRVAIGRSIVRDPTAFLFDEPLSNLDAALRVEMRYELAKLHQSLGSTMIYVTHDQVEAMTLADRIVVLEAGRIAQVGTPKELYERPANLFVAQFIGSPKMNVIPASAVGQGGGAAQDFGIRPEHVDIVPPGQGDLDARVDVVEYLGADTYVIVEAEGGAGRMTLRDLGNAPHRPGQAVGLRFAEGRGHLFDAAGKALR is encoded by the coding sequence ATGGCGAGTATCGAGCTTCGGGCCGTCGAGAAATGGTTCGGCACCGTCCAGGTGATCAAGGGCGTGGATCTTCGGGTCGAGGAGGGAGAATTCATCATCTTCGTCGGGCCCTCGGGCTGCGGGAAATCGACGCTTCTCAGGATGATCGCGGGGCTCGAGGAGACCTCCCGCGGGCAGATCCTGGTCGGCGACCGCGATGCCACCGCCGAGCCGCCCTCGAAGCGCGGGCTTGCGATGGTGTTCCAGTCCTACGCGCTCTATCCGCATATGTCGGTGCGCGACAACATGGGCTTTGCGCTGAAAGCGGCGGGAGAGCCGAAGGACCGGATCGCCGCGAAGGTGGAGGAGGCTGCGCGTGTCCTCAAACTCGGAGACTATCTCGACCGGCGGCCGAAGGACCTGTCGGGCGGGCAGCGCCAGCGGGTCGCGATCGGCCGGTCCATCGTGCGCGATCCGACCGCCTTTCTCTTTGACGAGCCGCTTTCCAATCTCGATGCGGCCCTCAGGGTGGAAATGCGCTATGAGCTGGCGAAGCTGCATCAGAGCCTCGGTTCCACGATGATCTACGTCACCCATGACCAGGTGGAGGCGATGACGCTCGCCGACCGGATCGTGGTGCTCGAGGCGGGGCGGATCGCGCAGGTGGGCACGCCAAAGGAGCTCTACGAACGGCCCGCGAACCTGTTCGTCGCGCAGTTCATCGGCAGTCCGAAGATGAACGTCATTCCCGCGAGCGCCGTGGGGCAGGGCGGCGGCGCGGCACAGGACTTCGGCATTCGGCCCGAGCATGTCGACATCGTGCCGCCGGGGCAGGGCGATCTCGATGCGCGGGTCGATGTGGTCGAATACCTCGGTGCCGACACCTATGTGATCGTGGAGGCGGAAGGTGGCGCGGGGCGCATGACGTTGCGCGACCTGGGCAATGCGCCGCATCGTCCGGGACAGGCCGTCGGGCTTCGCTTTGCCGAGGGGCGCGGGCACCTGTTCGATGCCGCCGGAAAGGCGCTTCGTTAG
- a CDS encoding carbohydrate ABC transporter permease, translated as MRHLRFSFVAGPLLGAFWTFVVAVTVSVAMSFPTGEAFRPSGLWSAGFGIVAGLALVGRGRAAIASAVLVVAVFAAFLAGVGPVLAGETSLVALAVASILLGVGVGWPLARILGALPMGALTRHEFEGAVILALRGVGYIFFTAIVVIPFYVMVMTSLKNQSELMRNPLDFSIDLSQGWGLFRSYVELLTRFDFGSYLWTSFYVSLLTVLITLLFAIPGAYAVARLRFRGRAAFSRSILLIYMVPMIVLALPIYIAFSMAGLRNSIAGIVMIYPVTTIPVALYMLQGYFRGLPSEVEEAGLMDGLSRLQVIWKITLPLSLPALASVSLYVFMIAWNEFLLAFMLLDDPSKFTLTRGIASLNSSEIPRQHLMAGSVIATVPIMVLFLGLERFMTKGLTAGSVKG; from the coding sequence ATGAGGCACCTGCGGTTCAGCTTCGTGGCGGGTCCGCTGCTCGGGGCGTTCTGGACCTTCGTCGTCGCGGTGACGGTCTCGGTGGCGATGAGTTTTCCGACGGGCGAGGCGTTCCGGCCCTCCGGCCTCTGGTCGGCGGGGTTCGGCATCGTGGCGGGTCTGGCGCTGGTGGGGCGCGGACGAGCCGCCATCGCCTCCGCCGTCCTCGTGGTGGCGGTCTTCGCGGCCTTTCTCGCAGGGGTCGGACCGGTGCTTGCGGGAGAGACCTCCCTCGTGGCGCTGGCCGTGGCCTCCATCCTTCTGGGCGTCGGGGTCGGCTGGCCGCTGGCGCGCATCCTCGGAGCCCTGCCCATGGGCGCGCTCACGCGGCACGAGTTCGAGGGTGCCGTCATTCTCGCGCTCAGGGGGGTCGGCTATATCTTCTTCACGGCGATCGTGGTCATCCCCTTCTACGTGATGGTGATGACCAGCCTGAAGAACCAGTCGGAGCTGATGCGCAACCCGCTCGATTTCTCCATCGACCTGTCCCAGGGCTGGGGGCTGTTCCGCTCCTATGTCGAGCTGCTGACCCGGTTCGATTTCGGCAGCTATCTCTGGACGTCCTTCTACGTTTCCTTGCTGACCGTGCTGATCACGCTCCTGTTCGCGATCCCCGGCGCCTATGCGGTCGCACGGCTCCGGTTCCGCGGGCGGGCGGCGTTCTCGCGCTCGATCCTGTTGATCTACATGGTGCCGATGATCGTCCTGGCGCTGCCGATCTATATCGCCTTTTCCATGGCCGGGCTCAGGAATTCCATCGCCGGCATCGTGATGATCTATCCGGTCACGACCATTCCTGTCGCGCTCTACATGCTCCAGGGCTATTTCAGGGGGTTGCCTTCGGAGGTCGAGGAGGCGGGGCTGATGGATGGGCTGTCGCGGCTCCAGGTGATCTGGAAGATCACGCTGCCGCTGTCGCTTCCGGCGCTTGCGTCCGTCTCGCTCTATGTCTTCATGATCGCCTGGAACGAGTTCCTTCTCGCCTTCATGCTGCTGGACGATCCCTCGAAATTCACTCTCACGCGCGGCATCGCCTCGCTGAATTCCTCGGAGATCCCGCGCCAGCATCTCATGGCCGGGTCGGTGATCGCGACCGTGCCGATCATGGTGCTGTTCCTTGGGCTCGAGAGATTCATGACGAAGGGTCTTACGGCCGGGTCGGTCAAAGGGTGA